A portion of the Microlunatus phosphovorus NM-1 genome contains these proteins:
- a CDS encoding LolA family protein codes for MPTRPWLRWLVPLAALFTVIATVLVAGNASADEKLPPRSAEQLLVDLQQAQVDGFSGTVEQSADLGIPALPGVSEHGSDFSSLISGSHTLRVAYAAPDSAKVSLLGELSESSVIRHGTDVWTWSSKENAATHTTVDKHDESSDPEDLPTDAPKTPQEAAQRILTAVGSSTDVSVATDTKVAGRAAYELVLKPKDSRSLISSVRIAVDGAEHVATRVQVYAGAATAPVAEIGFSEVDFSTPPVSTFEFSPPKGAKVTELTPQSQKKDGTHKLGTGKDGESSDETRPAVVGEGWTSVVVAKLPDERQSADSAPSDRTRGRDQGQAELQAYLNQLPKVSGSWGSGRLLAGKAFSLVITDDGRVAVGAVAPELLYAALG; via the coding sequence ATGCCCACTCGTCCGTGGCTGCGCTGGCTCGTACCGCTGGCTGCCCTCTTCACCGTCATCGCGACCGTCCTGGTCGCTGGAAACGCATCGGCCGACGAAAAGCTGCCGCCGCGTAGCGCCGAGCAACTGCTGGTCGATCTCCAACAGGCACAGGTCGACGGTTTCTCCGGCACGGTCGAGCAGTCCGCCGACCTCGGTATCCCGGCGCTACCCGGGGTGAGCGAGCACGGATCGGACTTCTCCTCTCTCATCTCGGGCAGCCATACGTTGCGTGTCGCGTACGCGGCGCCGGACTCGGCGAAGGTGTCGTTGCTCGGCGAACTCTCCGAGTCCTCGGTGATCCGGCACGGTACCGACGTCTGGACCTGGTCCAGCAAGGAGAACGCAGCCACCCACACCACGGTCGACAAGCACGACGAATCATCGGATCCGGAAGACCTCCCGACCGATGCCCCGAAGACTCCGCAGGAAGCCGCCCAGCGCATCCTGACGGCGGTCGGCAGCAGCACCGACGTGAGCGTCGCGACCGACACGAAGGTCGCGGGCCGGGCGGCCTACGAGCTGGTGCTCAAGCCCAAGGACTCGCGTTCCCTGATCAGCAGCGTCCGGATTGCCGTGGATGGTGCTGAGCACGTCGCCACCCGAGTGCAGGTGTACGCCGGTGCCGCCACTGCCCCGGTGGCCGAGATCGGCTTCAGCGAGGTCGACTTCAGCACGCCACCTGTTTCGACCTTCGAGTTCTCCCCGCCGAAGGGCGCCAAGGTCACCGAGCTCACCCCGCAGAGCCAGAAGAAGGACGGGACTCACAAGTTGGGCACCGGCAAGGACGGAGAGTCCTCCGACGAGACGAGGCCCGCCGTGGTCGGCGAAGGCTGGACCAGTGTCGTGGTGGCGAAGCTGCCCGACGAGCGGCAGTCCGCGGACAGCGCTCCGAGCGATCGAACCCGCGGCCGCGACCAGGGTCAAGCCGAACTGCAGGCCTATCTCAACCAGCTACCGAAGGTCTCCGGCTCGTGGGGCTCGGGGCGTCTGCTGGCCGGGAAGGCATTCTCCTTGGTGATCACCGACGACGGCAGGGTCGCGGTCGGCGCAGTGGCTCCTGAGTTGCTCTACGCCGCCCTCGGATGA
- a CDS encoding ABC transporter ATP-binding protein, which produces MTLELSDAVVGGATTDPDNSAPVVTRRLTKRFGHQVAVNEVDLVVPAGSVYGFLGPNGSGKTTTIRMLLGLIGPSAGEVDLLGAPMAGAGRRLDVSVLRRVGALVEGPAFHPYLSGRANLNRLEAADPYADPHTSARRVDTALDRVGLLNAARKRYRAYSLGMRQRLAIASALLVPRDLLVLDEPTNGLDPQGTREVRHLVTDLAADGTTVLVSSHLLSEVEQMCSHVGVMYEGRLVTQQPLTELRAGTEPAVRLRTTSGAAPDAAAVLSCLGTGEPAIASGVGPAVDASTDTEVATVTASLREVALAAVVPALVAADVPVLGFEIVEPSLEDVFVGLTGEGFEISG; this is translated from the coding sequence ATGACACTCGAGTTGTCAGACGCGGTGGTCGGCGGAGCAACCACCGACCCTGACAACTCGGCGCCAGTGGTGACGCGGAGGCTGACCAAGCGATTCGGCCACCAAGTTGCCGTGAACGAGGTCGACTTGGTGGTGCCCGCCGGATCGGTGTACGGGTTCCTCGGTCCCAACGGCTCTGGGAAGACCACCACGATCCGGATGCTGCTCGGCCTCATCGGTCCGTCGGCGGGTGAGGTCGATCTGCTCGGCGCGCCGATGGCCGGAGCCGGAAGGCGCCTCGACGTATCGGTTCTCCGCCGGGTCGGCGCCCTGGTCGAGGGCCCGGCGTTCCACCCCTATCTGTCCGGCCGAGCGAATCTGAACCGCCTCGAAGCGGCCGACCCGTACGCCGACCCTCACACCAGCGCCCGCCGGGTCGACACTGCCCTCGATCGAGTCGGATTGCTGAACGCCGCCCGCAAGCGCTACCGCGCGTACTCGCTCGGCATGCGACAGCGGCTCGCTATCGCCAGTGCGCTGCTGGTACCGCGCGACCTGCTGGTGCTCGATGAGCCGACCAACGGCCTCGACCCGCAGGGCACCCGAGAGGTTCGGCATCTGGTCACCGACCTCGCCGCCGATGGCACCACTGTGCTGGTGTCCAGCCACCTGCTCAGTGAGGTCGAGCAGATGTGCAGCCACGTGGGAGTCATGTACGAGGGTCGGCTGGTCACCCAGCAGCCACTGACCGAGCTGCGCGCCGGCACGGAGCCCGCGGTGCGTCTGCGGACCACAAGCGGTGCCGCACCGGACGCGGCCGCGGTGCTGAGCTGCCTCGGCACCGGTGAACCGGCCATCGCCAGCGGCGTCGGTCCCGCCGTCGATGCGAGCACCGACACCGAGGTCGCGACGGTGACTGCCAGTCTCCGCGAGGTAGCGCTGGCCGCCGTGGTCCCGGCCCTGGTCGCCGCCGACGTACCGGTCCTCGGGTTCGAGATCGTCGAGCCGAGCCTGGAGGACGTCTTCGTCGGACTCACCGGTGAGGGGTTCGAGATCAGTGGTTGA